A single Osmerus mordax isolate fOsmMor3 chromosome 9, fOsmMor3.pri, whole genome shotgun sequence DNA region contains:
- the nkx2.9 gene encoding NK2 transcription factor related, locus 9 translates to MAASTKFSFSVRSILDLPEHEGHIIPQPSPVHSCSSSPYSSWMDSDPSPCPSSDESSLEIKADLSSMDNEAEKKKKRRVLFSKAQSFELERRFRQQRYLSAPEREQLAHLLSLTPTQVKIWFQNHRYKMKRSRAEETQDINQPPMLRRVVVPILVRDGKPYPTCIIDANKRSCLAPCTSQAPFSLAYPSFQHPSPFAFPSRYQHFSHPTASRHTFAWRDFLNDSVHFSSFK, encoded by the exons ATGGCTGCCTCTACGAAGTTCAGTTTTTCAGTCAGGAGCATCCTGGATTTGCCAGAGCATGAAGGCCATATCATCCCGCAGCCATCCCCGGTCCATTCCTGTTCCAGCTCGCCGTACTCCTCGTGGATGGACAGCGACCCGAGTCCTTGTCCAT CATCCGACGAAAGCAGCCTAGAGATCAAGGCGGACTTGTCCTCCATGGATAATGAGgcagagaaaaagaagaagcgCCGAGTTCTCTTCTCTAAGGCCCAGTCCTTTGAGCTGGAGAGACGCTTCCGCCAACAGCGCTATCTATCCGCACCGGAGCGCGAGCAGCTGGCTCACCTCCTTAGCCTGACCCCCACGCAGGTGAAGATCTGGTTCCAGAACCATAGGTACAAGATGAAGAGATCACGAGCTGAAGAAACACAGGACATAAATCAACCACCGATGCTGCGCAGGGTTGTAGTGCCCATCTTGGTGCGCGATGGGAAACCGTATCCGACCTGCATCATTGATGCAAATAAAAGGAGTTGTTTAGCACCCTGCACCTCTCAAGCACCCTTCAGTTTGGCCTATCCGTCTTTTCAGCATCCGTCGCCTTTTGCTTTCCCTTCCCGATATCAGCACTTTTCCCACCCGACAGCATCCAGACACACCTTTGCATGGCGCGACTTTCTTAACGACTCCGTTCACTTCAGCTCTTTCAAATGA